In Bos indicus isolate NIAB-ARS_2022 breed Sahiwal x Tharparkar chromosome 2, NIAB-ARS_B.indTharparkar_mat_pri_1.0, whole genome shotgun sequence, a single genomic region encodes these proteins:
- the LOC109571278 gene encoding small ribosomal subunit protein eS6 — protein sequence MKLNISFPATGCQKLIEVDDERKLRTFYEKRMATEVAADALGEEWKGYVVRISGGNDKQGFPMKQGVLTHGRVRLLLSKGHSCYRPRRTGERKRKSVRGCIVDANLSVLNLVIVKKGEKDIPGLTDTTVPRRLGPKRASRIRKLFNLSKEDDVRQYVVRKPLNKDGKKPRTKAPKIQRLVTPRVLQHKRRRIALKKQRTKKNKDEAAEYAKLLAKRMKEAKEKRQEQIAKRRRLSSLRASTSKSESSQK from the coding sequence ATGAAGCTGAACATCTCTTTCCCGGCCACTGGCTGCCAGAAGCTCATTGAAGTGGACGATGAACGAAAACTTCGTACCTTCTATGAGAAGCGTATGGCCACAGAAGTTGCTGCTGACGCTCTGGGTGAAGAATGGAAGGGTTATGTGGTCCGAATCAGTGGCGGGAATGATAAGCAGGGTTTCCCCATGAAGCAGGGTGTCTTGACCCATGGCAGAGTTCGCCTGCTACTGAGTAAGGGGCATTCCTGTTACAGACCAAGGAGGACTGGAGAGAGAAAGCGCAAATCTGTACGGGGTTGCATTGTGGATGCCAATCTGAGTGTTCTCAATTTGGTCATCgtgaaaaaaggggaaaaggatATTCCTGGACTCACTGATACTACAGTGCCTCGTCGCCTGGGTCCCAAAAGAGCCAGCAGAATCCGCAAACTTTTCAATCTCTCTAAAGAAGATGATGTCCGCCAATATGTTGTGCGAAAGCCCCTAAACAAAGACGGTAAGAAACCTAGGACTAAAGCACCCAAGATTCAGCGTCTCGTGACTCCACGAGTTCTGCAACACAAACGCCGGCGTATTGCTCTGAAGAAACAGCgtactaagaaaaataaagacgaGGCTGCAGAGTATGCTAAACTTTTGGCCAAGAGAATGAAGGAGGCCAAAGAAAAACGGCAGGAACAGATTGCCAAGAGACGGAGGCTGTCCTCTCTGAGAGCTTCTACTTCTAAGTCTGAGTCCAGTCAAAAATGA